One genomic window of Nakamurella panacisegetis includes the following:
- a CDS encoding M56 family metallopeptidase, with protein MTLPLIAALVAVLACLLVGRSAHLLLRNMRPAQAVVVLALVSVTVSLASGMALTAIAVAVIASLTAVASDGHWSASIIRTEVPIPGWLGALAALAVVVLMARGAVRTVSIVMALVRADRLCRDIRADGGPVVVVDDESADAYTVAGIRGCVVISQRLLTRLTADERRVLTAHELSHLTKRHHLYVHLADIAAAGNPLLAPVSAAVRLGVERWADEDAATGIGDRRVTGRALARVALLRSEMSRAIAVPTVGPLLVRVPVLGVGALLVASRVQALLQPKPRPYPGRAAAFLLLSVLVLLVGVASLNHIHDAIEGAAPYLRHGH; from the coding sequence ATGACGCTCCCGCTGATCGCGGCCCTGGTCGCTGTCCTGGCCTGCCTTCTGGTCGGGCGAAGCGCGCATCTGTTGCTCCGCAACATGCGTCCGGCCCAGGCCGTTGTCGTCCTCGCGCTGGTGTCCGTCACTGTCTCCCTGGCCAGCGGAATGGCGCTCACCGCGATCGCGGTCGCGGTGATCGCCAGCCTGACCGCGGTGGCCTCGGACGGGCACTGGTCGGCGTCGATCATCCGGACCGAGGTGCCGATTCCGGGGTGGCTCGGGGCCCTGGCCGCGCTGGCCGTTGTCGTCCTGATGGCCCGCGGGGCCGTGCGCACCGTCAGCATCGTGATGGCCCTGGTCCGGGCCGACCGACTGTGCCGGGACATCCGCGCCGACGGCGGCCCGGTCGTGGTCGTCGACGACGAATCCGCCGACGCCTACACGGTGGCCGGAATACGCGGTTGCGTGGTGATCAGCCAACGACTGCTCACCCGGCTCACCGCGGACGAGCGACGCGTGCTGACCGCCCACGAGCTGTCCCACCTGACCAAGCGCCACCACCTGTACGTGCATCTGGCCGACATCGCCGCCGCCGGAAACCCGCTGCTGGCACCGGTCTCGGCGGCGGTTCGGCTCGGCGTCGAACGCTGGGCCGACGAGGATGCGGCCACCGGGATCGGCGATCGCCGGGTCACCGGTCGCGCGCTGGCCCGAGTCGCCCTGCTCCGCTCGGAAATGTCCAGGGCCATCGCGGTGCCGACCGTCGGACCGTTGCTGGTCCGGGTGCCCGTGCTCGGGGTCGGGGCCCTGCTGGTGGCCTCCCGGGTCCAAGCGCTGTTGCAGCCGAAACCGCGACCGTATCCCGGCCGGGCGGCGGCCTTCCTTTTGTTGTCGGTCCTCGTCCTTCTCGTCGGCGTGGCCAGCCTCAACCACATCCACGACGCGATCGAGGGCGCGGCCCCGTACCTGCGGCACGGCCACTGA
- a CDS encoding BlaI/MecI/CopY family transcriptional regulator: MTDRRVSGPLETAVLAVVARASAPVSVADVQKELPGGPAYTTVMTTLSRLSAKGALTQSREGRAFRYLLAAPVGSVDDAVTARRMRRLLSDGSDRAGVLARFVAELDPEEERLLAELLDRTDHQAG; this comes from the coding sequence GTGACGGATCGACGGGTTTCCGGCCCCCTGGAGACGGCTGTCCTGGCCGTGGTGGCCCGCGCCAGTGCGCCGGTTTCGGTCGCTGATGTGCAGAAGGAGCTTCCCGGCGGCCCGGCCTACACCACCGTCATGACCACGCTGTCCAGGTTGTCGGCCAAGGGCGCACTCACCCAGAGCCGGGAGGGACGGGCCTTCAGGTACCTGCTGGCCGCTCCGGTCGGGTCGGTCGACGACGCCGTCACGGCCCGCCGGATGCGTCGCCTGCTCTCGGACGGATCGGACCGCGCCGGCGTCCTGGCCCGTTTCGTGGCCGAACTGGATCCGGAAGAGGAACGCCTGCTGGCCGAACTTCTCGACCGCACCGACCACCAGGCCGGTTGA
- a CDS encoding DedA family protein: protein MSSLAAGFNPLDATSVIAATGLVGIFCVLVAETGLLVGFFLPGDSLLFSAGLLAASHGALHLPLAGVLVVAAAGALIGAQIGYWIGRTLGTSLLARASRPALLRATERVTEVVGRYGPAKAIVLARFIPVVRTVMNPMAGMIGISQRLFTTWQILGGLVWSLGVTMLGFWLGSQITGIDKYLLPIIAVVVIVSLIPVALELRRMRRERASAVDPGTPVIHRAGDAA, encoded by the coding sequence ATGAGTAGCCTTGCTGCTGGATTCAATCCCCTCGATGCCACCAGCGTGATCGCGGCGACCGGACTGGTCGGGATCTTCTGCGTGCTCGTCGCCGAGACAGGGCTGCTGGTCGGGTTCTTCCTCCCCGGTGATTCGCTGCTGTTCAGCGCGGGACTGCTGGCCGCCAGCCACGGGGCCCTCCATCTGCCACTGGCCGGCGTACTGGTGGTCGCCGCCGCGGGTGCCTTGATCGGCGCGCAGATCGGCTACTGGATCGGGCGCACGTTGGGTACGTCACTGCTGGCCAGGGCCAGCCGTCCGGCGCTGCTGCGGGCCACCGAGCGGGTGACCGAGGTCGTCGGGCGCTACGGACCGGCCAAGGCCATCGTGCTGGCCCGGTTCATCCCGGTCGTCCGGACGGTGATGAACCCGATGGCCGGCATGATCGGCATCTCCCAGCGCCTGTTCACCACCTGGCAGATCCTCGGCGGGCTGGTCTGGTCCCTGGGCGTCACCATGCTCGGATTCTGGCTCGGTTCGCAGATCACCGGTATTGACAAGTACCTGCTGCCGATCATCGCCGTCGTCGTGATCGTGTCGCTGATCCCGGTGGCGCTGGAACTCAGGCGCATGCGCCGGGAACGTGCGTCGGCCGTCGATCCGGGCACCCCCGTCATCCACCGGGCGGGAGACGCCGCATGA
- a CDS encoding undecaprenyl-diphosphate phosphatase: MSGTISYLEAIVVGAMQGVTELFPVSSLGHSVIFPALMGGSWAQDLSVSAPESPYLAFVVGLHVATALALLAFFWRDWVRIIGGFVSSVRYRRISTDAERLAWLIVLATIPVGISGLLLEHLFRTVLGKPMPAAAFLFANGLILLLGERLRRRAPVAAPPVAVAAGAGDPSAAIDLDAGLSEAEADVRSDTRLSGITFKRGVLIGCAQILALLPGISRSGSTMVAGLTQGLSHRDAARFSFLLATPVILAAGVLKVPDLFGPLGAGIHGQILAGSVASFVCAYLAVRFLEKYFRTRTLIPFAIYCVAAGAVSFLVLAAR, encoded by the coding sequence ATGAGCGGGACCATCTCCTACCTCGAAGCGATCGTGGTAGGCGCGATGCAGGGCGTCACCGAGTTGTTCCCGGTGTCCAGCCTCGGCCACTCGGTGATCTTCCCGGCGCTGATGGGCGGTAGCTGGGCGCAGGACCTGAGCGTGTCGGCCCCCGAATCCCCGTATCTGGCGTTCGTGGTCGGGCTGCACGTGGCCACCGCCTTGGCGCTGCTCGCCTTCTTCTGGCGAGATTGGGTCCGCATCATCGGTGGTTTCGTCAGTTCCGTCCGGTACCGGCGGATCAGCACCGACGCCGAACGGCTGGCCTGGCTGATCGTGCTGGCCACGATCCCGGTCGGCATCTCGGGCCTGCTGCTGGAGCACCTCTTCCGGACGGTGCTGGGCAAGCCGATGCCGGCGGCCGCGTTCCTGTTCGCGAACGGGCTGATCCTGCTACTGGGTGAGCGGCTTCGTCGCCGTGCCCCGGTCGCGGCGCCGCCGGTGGCGGTGGCGGCCGGAGCGGGCGATCCGTCGGCCGCGATCGACCTGGACGCCGGCCTGTCCGAAGCCGAGGCCGACGTCCGGTCGGACACCCGGCTGTCCGGCATCACGTTCAAGCGGGGCGTGCTGATCGGTTGCGCCCAGATCCTGGCCCTGCTGCCGGGCATCAGCCGGTCCGGCTCGACGATGGTGGCCGGCCTGACCCAGGGTTTGTCGCACCGCGACGCCGCCCGGTTCTCGTTCCTGCTCGCCACCCCGGTGATCCTGGCCGCCGGCGTGCTCAAGGTGCCCGACCTGTTCGGGCCGCTGGGCGCCGGAATCCACGGTCAGATCCTGGCCGGCAGCGTGGCCTCGTTCGTCTGCGCCTACCTGGCCGTCCGATTCCTGGAGAAGTACTTCAGAACCCGGACCCTGATTCCGTTCGCGATCTACTGCGTGGCCGCCGGCGCCGTCTCGTTCCTGGTCCTGGCCGCGAGGTGA
- a CDS encoding glycosyltransferase family 2 protein: MRLVVQVPCLNEEETLGLVLSTIPKEIPGVAEIIVLIIDDGSSDRTVEVAKSYGVTHFVRHARNRGLGRSFHDGVQRALELGADIVVNTDGDNQYPQERIGDLVQPILRGEADIVIADRQVHLVEHFSKLKVQLQKFGSGVVNRAAGTKLPDAASGFRAYSRDSLMLLNTITRFSYCMETIIQAGNKKLKIASVPVRTNPKTRESRLFGSMREHMMKSAGAIIRSYIMYKPYAIFSFFAAIFGALGLFFFARYAVLQLLGDGGSHVQSILVGAVSLIVGTLSIMIGITADLIRTNRMLIEDTLEHTKKMRFGRGSEYTSLTDAQVELLASGSVVDR, encoded by the coding sequence ATCCGGCTGGTCGTCCAGGTCCCCTGCCTGAACGAGGAGGAGACCCTGGGGCTGGTCCTGTCGACCATCCCCAAGGAGATCCCCGGGGTCGCCGAGATCATCGTCCTGATCATCGACGACGGTTCCTCCGATCGCACGGTCGAGGTCGCGAAGTCCTACGGCGTCACCCACTTCGTGCGGCACGCCCGCAACCGCGGGCTCGGCCGTTCCTTCCACGACGGGGTGCAGCGGGCGCTGGAACTGGGCGCCGACATCGTGGTGAACACCGATGGCGACAACCAGTATCCCCAGGAGCGGATCGGCGACCTGGTGCAGCCCATCCTGCGCGGCGAGGCCGACATCGTCATCGCGGATCGTCAGGTGCACCTGGTCGAGCACTTCTCGAAGCTGAAGGTGCAGTTGCAGAAGTTCGGCAGCGGCGTGGTCAACCGGGCGGCTGGGACCAAGCTGCCCGACGCGGCGAGCGGATTCCGCGCCTATTCGCGCGACAGCCTCATGCTCCTCAACACGATCACCCGGTTCTCCTACTGCATGGAGACCATCATCCAGGCCGGCAACAAGAAGCTGAAGATCGCCAGTGTGCCGGTCCGCACCAATCCCAAGACCCGGGAGTCCCGGCTGTTCGGCTCGATGCGCGAGCACATGATGAAGTCGGCCGGCGCCATCATTCGGTCGTACATCATGTACAAGCCGTACGCGATCTTCTCGTTCTTCGCGGCCATCTTCGGCGCCCTCGGCCTGTTCTTCTTCGCCCGGTACGCCGTGCTGCAGTTGCTCGGAGACGGCGGCAGCCACGTGCAGTCGATCCTGGTCGGCGCGGTGTCGCTGATCGTCGGGACGCTCTCGATCATGATCGGCATCACGGCCGACCTCATCCGGACGAACCGGATGCTGATCGAGGACACCCTGGAACATACGAAGAAGATGCGCTTCGGCCGGGGCAGCGAGTACACCTCACTCACCGACGCCCAGGTGGAGCTTCTGGCGTCTGGCTCGGTCGTCGACCGCTGA
- a CDS encoding 6-phosphogluconolactonase, producing the protein MNEPALRVLRFPDAAALGRCAAFDVAAHLRDVVAAKGAARVVFAAAPSQSTMLSALLELDVPWDAVTAFHMDEYVGLPVDAPAGFGNWLTLNLFSPARPGRVELLAPGEHPAAAAARYADLLAQAPIDAVVLGIGVNGHLAFNDPPVADPDDPLDVKVVELDLACRQQQVDDGCFDTLDAVPRTAVTLTLPRLLRADRLFCVVPGAHKSTAVRRALSEPVGAPCPATVLRTHPDCTLYLDEASASQLPPERVPDR; encoded by the coding sequence GTGAACGAACCTGCTCTGCGTGTCCTGCGGTTCCCGGATGCCGCCGCTCTCGGCCGGTGCGCGGCCTTCGACGTCGCCGCCCACCTGCGCGACGTGGTCGCCGCAAAAGGGGCCGCGCGAGTGGTGTTCGCCGCCGCGCCCAGCCAGTCGACGATGCTCTCCGCGCTACTCGAACTCGACGTGCCCTGGGACGCCGTGACCGCCTTCCACATGGACGAGTACGTCGGCTTGCCGGTGGACGCGCCGGCGGGTTTCGGGAACTGGTTGACGCTCAACCTGTTCTCGCCGGCCCGCCCCGGACGGGTCGAACTGCTCGCGCCGGGCGAGCACCCGGCCGCCGCCGCCGCGCGGTACGCCGACCTGCTGGCGCAAGCTCCGATCGACGCCGTCGTGCTCGGAATCGGTGTCAACGGCCACCTGGCGTTCAACGATCCGCCGGTGGCCGATCCGGACGACCCGCTGGATGTGAAGGTGGTCGAGCTCGACCTGGCCTGCCGTCAGCAACAGGTGGACGACGGTTGCTTCGACACCCTGGACGCCGTCCCACGGACCGCGGTCACTCTCACCCTGCCCCGCCTGCTCCGCGCCGACCGGCTGTTCTGCGTCGTGCCGGGTGCACACAAGAGCACAGCCGTGCGGCGGGCGCTGAGCGAGCCGGTCGGCGCACCGTGCCCGGCCACCGTGCTGAGAACCCATCCGGACTGCACGCTCTATCTCGACGAGGCGTCGGCGTCGCAACTGCCGCCCGAGCGCGTGCCTGATCGATGA
- a CDS encoding N-acetylglucosamine-6-phosphate deacetylase, producing MSSTAQISGRDPSSGRRLEVTVTDGRIAAVRHGPATDGPYLSAGLVDLQVNGFGGLDVNAADLTVDQVHRLGRLMFAAGVTTWLPTLITADHERTAAGLRVIAQARSQDPLTRHSVPYVHLEGPHLSDQDGPRGVHDARFIRPPSLEEFDDWQAGAGDLIGMVTLSPHYPQAADYTRALVDRGVHVAIGHTHATPDQIRRVVDAGATLSTHLGNGAHAVLPRHPNYLWTQLAEDRLTAGFIADGHHLPADTLRVMLRAKGIGGSVLVSDAVALAGVAPGRYRTPVGGDVILDAEGRLTSVDTGFLAGAARGLLDDLGSAIRMADLTLAQVLQLGSTNPGRFVGRSGLREGEPADLIRFDHRPGEGLRLRQTWVGGELMFGRVEADR from the coding sequence ATGAGCAGCACGGCGCAGATCTCCGGCCGCGATCCGAGCAGCGGACGCCGGCTGGAGGTGACCGTGACCGACGGCCGGATCGCCGCGGTGCGCCACGGGCCGGCCACGGACGGTCCGTACCTGTCGGCCGGCTTGGTGGATCTCCAGGTGAACGGATTCGGCGGCCTTGACGTCAACGCGGCCGACCTCACGGTGGACCAGGTGCACCGCCTGGGCCGGCTGATGTTCGCCGCCGGGGTGACGACCTGGCTGCCCACCCTGATCACGGCCGACCACGAGCGCACGGCGGCCGGCCTGCGGGTGATCGCGCAGGCCCGATCGCAGGATCCGTTGACCCGGCACAGCGTTCCGTACGTGCATCTGGAGGGTCCGCACCTTTCCGATCAGGACGGTCCGCGCGGAGTGCACGATGCCCGGTTCATCCGGCCGCCCTCGCTCGAGGAGTTCGACGACTGGCAGGCCGGAGCCGGTGACCTGATCGGGATGGTGACGCTGTCGCCGCACTACCCGCAGGCCGCCGACTACACCAGGGCGCTCGTCGACCGAGGCGTGCACGTCGCCATCGGCCACACCCACGCCACGCCGGATCAGATCCGCCGGGTGGTGGATGCCGGGGCGACCCTGTCCACCCATCTCGGCAACGGTGCCCATGCCGTGTTGCCCCGTCACCCCAACTACCTCTGGACCCAGCTGGCCGAGGACCGCCTCACCGCCGGATTCATCGCTGACGGTCACCATCTGCCGGCCGACACGTTGCGGGTGATGCTGAGAGCGAAGGGCATCGGGGGATCAGTGCTCGTCTCGGACGCCGTTGCGCTGGCCGGGGTGGCCCCCGGCCGCTACCGGACCCCGGTCGGCGGCGACGTCATCCTGGATGCGGAGGGCCGGCTGACCAGCGTCGACACCGGGTTTCTGGCCGGAGCCGCCCGCGGCCTGCTCGACGACCTCGGGTCGGCGATCCGGATGGCCGATCTGACCCTGGCCCAGGTGCTCCAGCTCGGCAGCACCAATCCCGGTCGGTTCGTCGGACGTTCGGGCCTGCGGGAGGGGGAGCCGGCCGACCTGATCCGGTTCGACCATCGGCCCGGCGAAGGGCTCCGGCTACGGCAGACCTGGGTCGGCGGGGAGCTGATGTTCGGCCGGGTCGAAGCCGACCGCTGA